A stretch of the Pirellulales bacterium genome encodes the following:
- the secD gene encoding protein translocase subunit SecD: MSSYLIVLATLAVIVLPVVIGAWLAKLWRMPDHGWKISLVLFATLAGAAITFFGWPPKLGIDLSGGTKLIYSVQPNNAIGETTVDMDKLISAVTRRVNPSGTSEVSIRPYGNDIEVIIPEADNRAEADRIEKKISSAGTLEFRILADTRDTRHDRARQLAEQNKTAVQILGPDGKRLAEWVPMSEHAAAQLGSDPNLLTRKNERGQTEVLVNIDQQNVNGDYLRRVAASHDETGNPSVDFEFNARGSRLFSRLTGENLPDPTNAEFKRHLGIILDGTLDSAPYIQSTISDRGTITGRFTQEEVDSLVDVLRAGQLPAKLSETPEQVQIIDATLGPDTIRRGALSMGASVLAVMLFMIFYYRFSGIVACVALILNILLTLAVMITIKAAFTLPGLAGLVLTVGMAVDANVLIYERIREELAKGATLRMAIRNGFSKAMSTIIDSNVTTILTAVVLYIIGTAEVKGFAVTLFVGLSLSLFTATFVARLIFDVAERQGWITQLKMRQFVGVTHFDFMRVAKPAIVASLVVIAIGMAAVFARGSNLLNIDFTGGTQVTMLFNEPQEIAEVRDLIDEHVAELPDATVNYVSFENEEQGKRIEINTSQLDQSKVQEALVQIFGDKLATQHVKASEVRAIEGVAPEIPATAPAKADEKQQSSATHPEQSLAAEMANYWQRRSAQRVSVALELAQANPATQTPAATTSPPAPSAPATPVVPPLDGALNLGQTPVTGAIESVFAGGTQAKLTFADATSYETLRDQLESLFANTPESGLRLELFNLQNDRRSSGQTTEWELKIAAPADAAQRGGQAERITQAVAKLDQQLASRPHFPSLVSFGAKVAGSTQEQAIYAMIASLLLIVVYIWLRFQKAIFGIAAVVALIHDVLVTLGALALSSYLAPSMGFLLVDPFKIDLPIIAAFLTLIGYSLNDTIVIFDRIREVRGKSPDITAEIVNLSVNQTLSRTILTALTVFMTVFILYIWGGQGIHGFAFALLIGCIAGTYSTVYIASPVLLWLYEWQKRRSAATSGAGVGRLQRAAS, from the coding sequence ATGTCCTCGTATTTGATCGTACTTGCGACACTGGCCGTGATCGTGCTGCCGGTGGTGATCGGCGCTTGGCTGGCGAAGTTGTGGCGGATGCCGGATCACGGGTGGAAGATCAGCCTGGTGTTGTTCGCCACGTTGGCGGGAGCAGCGATCACCTTTTTTGGCTGGCCGCCGAAGCTGGGCATCGATCTGAGCGGCGGCACTAAATTGATCTATTCTGTCCAGCCGAACAACGCCATCGGCGAGACGACGGTGGACATGGACAAGCTGATCTCCGCGGTCACGCGCCGAGTGAACCCGAGCGGGACGAGCGAAGTTTCGATTCGGCCCTACGGCAACGACATCGAGGTGATCATTCCGGAAGCGGACAACCGGGCAGAGGCGGACCGGATTGAAAAGAAAATCAGCAGCGCTGGCACGCTCGAGTTCCGAATTTTGGCCGACACGCGCGACACCCGACACGACCGCGCGCGGCAGCTTGCCGAGCAAAACAAGACCGCAGTGCAAATCCTGGGGCCCGATGGCAAGCGATTGGCCGAGTGGGTGCCGATGTCGGAACACGCCGCGGCGCAGCTTGGGAGCGACCCGAACCTGCTAACTCGCAAGAACGAGCGCGGACAAACCGAGGTGCTGGTGAACATTGACCAGCAGAACGTGAACGGCGACTACCTCAGACGGGTGGCGGCCAGTCACGATGAGACGGGCAACCCTTCGGTCGACTTTGAGTTTAACGCGCGCGGCTCACGACTATTTAGCCGCCTGACGGGGGAGAACTTGCCCGACCCCACCAACGCGGAGTTCAAGCGACATTTGGGCATTATCCTGGACGGCACGCTCGATTCGGCGCCGTACATTCAAAGCACGATCAGCGACCGCGGCACGATTACGGGGCGTTTCACGCAGGAGGAAGTCGACTCCTTGGTCGACGTGCTGCGGGCGGGACAGTTGCCGGCGAAATTGAGCGAGACGCCTGAACAGGTGCAGATCATCGACGCCACTCTGGGACCAGACACCATCCGCCGCGGGGCGCTGTCGATGGGAGCCTCGGTGCTGGCGGTCATGCTCTTCATGATCTTCTATTATCGCTTTTCGGGCATTGTGGCATGCGTTGCGCTAATTCTGAACATTCTGCTGACGCTGGCCGTGATGATCACGATCAAGGCCGCGTTCACGTTACCGGGCCTCGCCGGTCTGGTGCTGACGGTGGGCATGGCGGTCGACGCGAACGTGCTGATTTACGAGCGCATCCGCGAGGAACTAGCCAAAGGGGCGACCTTGCGGATGGCGATACGCAACGGCTTTAGCAAGGCCATGTCGACGATTATCGACTCGAACGTGACCACCATCTTGACCGCCGTCGTGCTGTACATCATCGGCACCGCGGAGGTGAAGGGCTTTGCGGTCACCTTGTTCGTCGGTTTGTCGTTGAGCTTGTTCACGGCGACCTTCGTCGCCCGGTTGATCTTCGACGTCGCGGAGCGGCAAGGCTGGATCACTCAACTCAAGATGAGGCAATTCGTCGGCGTCACGCATTTTGATTTCATGCGGGTGGCCAAGCCGGCAATTGTGGCCTCGCTGGTGGTCATCGCCATTGGCATGGCAGCGGTGTTCGCTCGTGGGAGCAACCTGCTGAACATCGATTTCACCGGCGGCACCCAGGTGACGATGCTTTTCAACGAACCGCAGGAGATCGCCGAGGTACGCGATTTGATCGACGAGCACGTCGCGGAGTTGCCCGACGCCACGGTGAACTACGTGAGCTTTGAGAACGAGGAGCAAGGCAAGCGCATCGAGATCAACACCTCGCAGCTCGATCAAAGCAAAGTGCAGGAGGCGCTCGTACAGATCTTTGGCGACAAGTTGGCGACTCAGCATGTGAAGGCGTCGGAGGTGCGAGCGATCGAGGGCGTCGCGCCGGAGATTCCGGCCACTGCGCCTGCAAAGGCCGACGAGAAACAACAGTCCAGCGCGACGCATCCTGAGCAATCGTTGGCGGCGGAGATGGCCAACTATTGGCAGCGGCGCTCGGCGCAGCGGGTGTCGGTCGCACTGGAACTGGCACAGGCTAACCCAGCCACCCAGACGCCTGCCGCCACAACAAGCCCACCTGCGCCTTCAGCGCCCGCAACGCCGGTTGTCCCCCCCTTAGACGGCGCGCTAAACCTGGGCCAAACCCCGGTCACGGGCGCGATTGAGAGCGTGTTTGCCGGCGGCACCCAAGCCAAGCTCACGTTTGCCGACGCCACATCGTACGAGACGCTGCGTGATCAGCTTGAGTCGCTGTTCGCTAATACGCCCGAGTCGGGACTGCGGTTGGAGTTGTTCAACCTGCAGAACGATCGGCGCAGCAGTGGTCAGACCACCGAGTGGGAGCTAAAGATCGCGGCGCCCGCCGACGCGGCGCAGCGCGGCGGACAGGCTGAACGCATCACGCAGGCAGTTGCCAAGCTCGATCAGCAATTGGCGTCACGGCCGCACTTTCCGTCGCTGGTGTCGTTTGGCGCCAAGGTGGCGGGAAGCACGCAAGAGCAAGCGATCTACGCCATGATCGCCAGCTTACTGTTGATTGTGGTTTATATTTGGCTGCGATTTCAGAAGGCGATCTTCGGCATTGCCGCGGTCGTGGCGCTGATCCACGACGTGTTGGTGACACTTGGCGCCTTAGCGCTTAGCTCGTATCTGGCGCCATCCATGGGCTTCTTGCTGGTCGATCCGTTCAAAATCGATCTGCCGATCATCGCGGCGTTTTTGACGCTGATTGGCTACTCGCTCAACGACACCATCGTGATTTTTGATCGCATTCGCGAGGTGCGCGGCAAGAGTCCCGACATCACGGCGGAGATTGTGAATCTGAGCGTCAATCAAACGCTCAGCCGCACCATCTTGACCGCGCTGACCGTGTTCATGACCGTGTTCATCCTCTACATCTGGGGAGGTCAAGGCATTCACGGCTTCGCGTTTGCGCTGTTGATTGGTTGCATCGCGGGCACCTACAGCACGGTGTACATTGCCTCGCCAGTGTTGCTCTGGCTGTACGAGTGGCAGAAGCGGCGCAGCGCCGCTACTAGCGGCGCGGGTGTCGGCCGATTGCAGCGCGCCGCCAGCTAG
- a CDS encoding LysM peptidoglycan-binding domain-containing protein encodes MQSNQRVVVAALVLAAGVGGALWFRRPAPISGPDSASQRGANAETPIASSGPPATPQLLGRIDPVDPHAEGAVDLRPNSNDPEMQADRGKIANQLPAEPPWNSGDDHGSIAARMASNRIEGMTSEAPGGAQAAPPRTHKIGDGDTLAKLARRYLGSEDRRLEIYEANREVLTSPDVLPIGVELKIPDLHVPTFEPGPMVEISADELRAARERASGAAH; translated from the coding sequence ATGCAATCGAACCAGCGAGTGGTGGTGGCCGCGCTTGTCTTGGCTGCGGGCGTGGGTGGGGCGCTATGGTTCCGACGTCCGGCGCCAATCAGTGGTCCCGATTCGGCAAGTCAGCGTGGAGCGAACGCAGAGACTCCCATTGCGTCGAGCGGTCCGCCCGCGACACCGCAACTGCTGGGGCGGATCGACCCTGTCGATCCCCATGCGGAGGGCGCCGTCGACTTGCGCCCCAACTCCAACGATCCAGAGATGCAGGCCGATCGAGGCAAGATCGCGAATCAATTGCCCGCCGAACCGCCATGGAACAGCGGCGACGATCATGGGTCGATCGCGGCTCGCATGGCGAGCAACCGGATTGAAGGAATGACAAGCGAGGCGCCCGGCGGCGCGCAGGCAGCGCCCCCGCGCACGCACAAGATCGGCGACGGCGACACGCTGGCCAAGTTGGCGCGCCGCTACCTGGGGAGCGAAGATCGGCGACTGGAGATCTACGAAGCCAATCGCGAAGTGCTCACAAGCCCGGACGTGCTGCCGATTGGCGTGGAACTGAAGATTCCGGATCTGCATGTTCCGACTTTTGAGCCGGGGCCAATGGTGGAGATTTCGGCCGACGAGTTGCGGGCGGCGCGTGAACGAGCAAGTGGCGCGGCGCATTAA
- a CDS encoding alpha/beta hydrolase has product MGPVRIDTPAGNPMNSRAMAPYPTGWKRHRPTPLARALTALLVTLIVGSAHAQQPASDAKPPPLEPRDVEIETKDGVALRATWYASTVGEEAAPLILLHALHGNRNDFREFALYLQREKDFAVIVPDLRGHGESTQQELPTGEMVRLSDNRLRPHDFAAMAQRDVEAVKRLLIRHNNAGELNIERLGIVGAEMGALVAIEWAYQDWIADSLPTIKQGRDVRALALLSPMSHFKTLDSRWLTQPPLRGQIALQIIAGASDSDGLRDARSIYNLVRRSYLNGGSDEPAANQQDKLFFDVGYDTSLHGAKMLGKKLGLEERIARFFELQLVEPDLPWKERKSPL; this is encoded by the coding sequence ATGGGCCCCGTGCGAATCGACACGCCAGCAGGCAATCCGATGAACTCGCGCGCCATGGCGCCGTATCCGACAGGTTGGAAACGCCACCGACCGACGCCGCTTGCCCGCGCGTTGACAGCTCTGCTCGTCACGTTGATCGTTGGCAGCGCTCACGCCCAGCAGCCAGCCAGCGATGCCAAGCCGCCGCCCCTTGAGCCGCGCGACGTCGAAATCGAGACCAAGGACGGCGTTGCGCTGCGGGCCACCTGGTACGCCAGCACCGTCGGTGAAGAGGCGGCGCCCCTGATTCTGCTGCACGCTTTGCATGGCAATCGCAACGACTTTCGCGAGTTCGCCTTGTACTTGCAGCGTGAAAAGGATTTCGCCGTGATTGTCCCCGACCTGCGCGGTCACGGCGAAAGCACGCAGCAGGAGTTGCCCACCGGAGAAATGGTGCGCCTCAGCGACAATCGTCTGCGACCACATGACTTTGCCGCCATGGCACAGCGCGATGTCGAGGCCGTCAAACGATTGCTCATTCGGCACAATAACGCGGGCGAACTCAACATCGAACGGCTGGGCATCGTCGGCGCCGAGATGGGCGCGCTGGTGGCGATCGAGTGGGCCTATCAAGATTGGATCGCCGACAGTCTGCCAACGATCAAGCAAGGTCGCGACGTGCGGGCGTTGGCCCTCCTCTCCCCGATGTCGCACTTCAAAACGCTCGATTCTCGCTGGCTGACGCAGCCACCGCTGCGTGGACAGATCGCCTTGCAGATTATCGCCGGCGCCTCAGATTCCGATGGCCTCCGCGATGCCCGCAGCATTTACAACCTGGTGCGCCGCTCCTATCTCAACGGCGGATCGGACGAACCGGCGGCGAACCAACAAGACAAACTCTTTTTCGACGTCGGCTACGACACCAGCCTGCACGGCGCCAAGATGCTTGGCAAGAAACTGGGGCTCGAAGAGCGCATCGCGAGGTTTTTCGAGTTGCAGCTAGTTGAGCCTGATTTGCCGTGGAAAGAACGGAAAAGTCCGCTCTAA
- a CDS encoding DUF2752 domain-containing protein yields the protein MSTTQPVATSGRLSREERLGLVVVGIGAAAILVVAACLDPSPLGFGTHRQLGLPPCTFVALWNMPCPSCGMTTAFAHFVRGHWLAALRSNVGGTILAALAALAVLWAFPTAALGRWIVPLPRERTLIFSAFALVGVVLVDWALRLTLR from the coding sequence TTGTCCACGACCCAGCCCGTAGCCACGTCTGGCCGACTTTCCCGCGAAGAACGCCTGGGATTGGTTGTTGTTGGGATCGGCGCCGCCGCCATTCTGGTAGTGGCTGCCTGTCTCGATCCGAGTCCGCTTGGTTTTGGCACGCATCGACAACTGGGGTTGCCCCCTTGCACGTTTGTCGCTCTATGGAACATGCCGTGTCCGTCGTGCGGAATGACCACGGCCTTCGCGCATTTCGTGCGTGGGCATTGGCTGGCGGCGCTGCGCAGCAATGTTGGTGGCACAATTTTGGCCGCACTCGCCGCTCTGGCCGTACTGTGGGCGTTTCCTACGGCCGCTCTGGGGCGATGGATAGTTCCCTTGCCGCGCGAGCGCACTTTGATATTCTCCGCGTTCGCCCTGGTCGGCGTGGTGCTGGTCGATTGGGCGCTGCGGCTGACGTTGCGGTAA
- a CDS encoding TIGR00282 family metallophosphoesterase, with the protein MRILLIGDIVGKPGRQIVVRALPGLIQRESLDLVIANAENAAAGTGLTPAIYEELISAGVDGITLGDHIYKRNEIIGTLESEENIVKPANYPPQAPGKDSMILTAKNGVRVGVVSLMGRVFMRPVDCPWAAADRVLSQLPADIKVIVVDFHAEATSDKQLLARYLDGRVSAVLGTHTHVPTADECVLPGGAAFQCDVGMTGPYDSVLGRRVDRVLETTITFNPTHFDVATGDVRLCGAMVDVDPQTGRALSIRRVRIDENEARSLAESLQRKAGPVVL; encoded by the coding sequence TTGCGAATACTTCTGATCGGCGACATCGTAGGTAAGCCCGGGCGGCAAATTGTGGTCCGCGCGCTTCCGGGGTTAATTCAACGCGAGTCGCTCGATCTGGTGATCGCCAACGCCGAAAACGCCGCCGCTGGCACGGGTTTGACACCGGCAATTTACGAAGAGCTGATTTCCGCTGGAGTCGATGGCATCACGCTCGGCGATCACATCTACAAGCGGAACGAGATTATCGGCACACTCGAGTCGGAAGAGAACATCGTCAAACCCGCCAACTATCCACCCCAGGCGCCGGGCAAGGACTCGATGATCCTCACCGCCAAAAACGGCGTGCGAGTCGGCGTCGTGAGCCTGATGGGCCGGGTCTTTATGCGGCCAGTCGATTGTCCCTGGGCCGCGGCCGACCGAGTGCTCAGCCAGTTGCCCGCCGACATCAAGGTGATCGTGGTCGATTTCCATGCCGAAGCCACCAGCGACAAGCAATTGCTGGCCCGCTATCTCGATGGCCGCGTCAGCGCGGTGCTCGGCACGCATACGCATGTGCCCACCGCCGACGAGTGCGTGCTGCCTGGCGGGGCGGCGTTTCAGTGCGATGTCGGAATGACTGGCCCCTATGACAGCGTTCTCGGCCGCCGCGTCGATCGCGTCCTGGAAACCACCATCACCTTCAACCCCACGCACTTCGATGTCGCCACCGGCGACGTCCGGCTTTGCGGCGCCATGGTCGATGTCGATCCACAAACGGGCCGTGCGCTCTCGATTCGCCGCGTGCGGATCGACGAAAACGAGGCCCGCTCGCTTGCTGAATCGCTCCAGCGAAAAGCGGGCCCCGTGGTGCTCTGA
- the rny gene encoding ribonuclease Y codes for MEQAVIIIVTAVIAFALAAVVLKLLDRLRMTDAETRAKEIVATAEQDITQKRKEAELGIKEAAIQQRAEGERELSQYRQELHERERQLDKRQDLLDQQSDGLRKQEKMVESTQRKLAERIEETTRRNDELERMLDLQRQTLHQLSGLTRDEATQRLLSQLESELQREAGALIVKYEKQFQTQAEQKSRDILVTAIQRYAAPHTAESTTSTVDIPNDDMKGRIIGREGRNIRAFEKATGVDVIIDDTPGVVIVSGFDMVRREVARISLNKLIADGRIHPSRIEEVVAETQKELEAHLQKLGEEASQEADVPRLHERIIHLLGRLRFRTSYSQNVLRHSIEVAFLAGMIAEEIGLDGNLARRCGLLHDIGKAADHEADGGHPKIGADLLKRFGERPEVVHAALGHHDDLRIEYPYTVIVAAADACSAGRPGARRETLERYIKRMEELEGIANNFPGVEQAHAIQAGRELRVLVRSRDTTDETAAKICYDIARACEDQLTYPGEIKVTVLRETRAMEIAR; via the coding sequence GTGGAACAAGCCGTCATTATCATCGTCACCGCGGTGATCGCCTTCGCTTTGGCCGCCGTGGTGCTCAAGCTGCTCGATCGCTTGCGCATGACCGACGCGGAAACCCGCGCCAAGGAAATTGTCGCCACCGCTGAGCAAGATATCACTCAGAAGCGCAAGGAGGCCGAGCTCGGCATCAAAGAAGCGGCAATTCAACAGCGCGCCGAGGGAGAACGCGAACTGTCGCAATACCGGCAGGAACTTCACGAGCGAGAGCGCCAACTCGACAAGCGTCAGGATCTTCTCGATCAACAGTCTGATGGCCTGCGCAAGCAGGAGAAGATGGTTGAAAGCACACAGCGCAAGCTGGCCGAACGTATCGAGGAGACTACCCGCCGCAATGACGAGCTGGAACGCATGCTCGATCTGCAGCGACAAACCTTGCACCAATTGAGCGGTTTGACGCGCGATGAGGCCACGCAGCGATTATTGTCGCAGCTCGAATCCGAGCTGCAGCGCGAGGCAGGCGCCTTGATTGTGAAGTACGAGAAGCAGTTTCAAACGCAGGCCGAGCAAAAGTCGCGCGACATCTTGGTTACCGCAATCCAGCGTTACGCCGCGCCGCACACCGCCGAAAGCACCACCAGCACGGTTGATATCCCCAACGACGACATGAAGGGGCGGATCATCGGTCGCGAGGGTCGCAACATCCGCGCCTTTGAAAAGGCCACCGGGGTCGATGTGATTATCGACGACACCCCCGGCGTGGTGATTGTCAGCGGCTTCGACATGGTCCGCCGCGAGGTGGCCCGCATTTCGCTTAACAAGCTCATCGCCGATGGCCGCATTCATCCCTCACGCATTGAAGAAGTAGTTGCCGAGACGCAAAAAGAACTGGAAGCCCACCTGCAAAAACTGGGGGAAGAGGCGTCTCAAGAAGCCGATGTGCCCCGTCTACATGAGCGAATCATCCATCTGCTCGGCCGCCTTCGCTTCCGCACCAGCTACTCCCAAAACGTTCTCCGCCACTCCATTGAAGTCGCGTTTCTGGCCGGCATGATCGCCGAAGAAATCGGCCTCGACGGCAACCTGGCCCGCCGCTGCGGTCTGTTGCACGATATTGGCAAAGCGGCCGACCACGAGGCCGATGGCGGGCACCCCAAGATTGGCGCCGATCTGCTCAAGCGATTTGGCGAGCGTCCCGAGGTCGTGCATGCCGCGCTAGGCCATCACGACGACCTTCGCATCGAGTACCCCTACACGGTTATTGTGGCGGCGGCCGACGCCTGCAGCGCCGGCCGCCCCGGGGCTCGTCGCGAAACGCTCGAACGCTACATCAAGCGGATGGAAGAGTTGGAAGGTATCGCCAATAATTTCCCAGGGGTCGAACAGGCGCATGCCATTCAGGCGGGGCGCGAGTTGCGGGTGCTAGTCCGCTCACGCGACACCACCGACGAGACCGCCGCCAAAATCTGCTACGACATCGCCCGCGCATGCGAAGACCAACTGACCTATCCGGGTGAAATCAAAGTGACTGTGTTGCGTGAAACCCGTGCCATGGAGATTGCTCGGTAA
- the tilS gene encoding tRNA lysidine(34) synthetase TilS — protein MSTNILHPLESRLLADWPADRWRDVNVLVAVSGGPDSVAMLRALIAIRTAGAGRLIVGHFNHQLRGAESDADEQFVRDLAQSLGLDARIGKSQVQRPSEASRRAWEEVARDERYGFLTQSAGELGARYIAMAHTADDQVETVLHRLIRGTGIGGLAGIPRARHLGAASLIRPLLDVTRGEVLAYLQKLGQDYRVDRTNAEPLATRNRIRLELLPLLREGYNANVDEAIRNLARLAGEAQQVIGERALELAERAATRADESIEINCRLLTGEPPHLVRECLVQLWRSAGWHEQAMGFSQWQMLAQLATADVSTASARMLPGGIRAERKQEWLRLTRT, from the coding sequence ATGTCGACAAACATTCTGCATCCGCTCGAATCGAGACTGCTTGCCGACTGGCCGGCCGATCGATGGCGTGACGTGAACGTGCTGGTGGCGGTATCCGGCGGTCCCGACAGCGTAGCGATGTTGCGCGCGCTGATTGCGATACGGACAGCCGGCGCTGGGCGCTTGATTGTGGGGCATTTCAACCATCAGTTGCGCGGCGCCGAATCGGACGCGGACGAGCAGTTCGTGCGCGATTTGGCGCAGTCGCTCGGCCTGGATGCTCGCATCGGCAAGAGCCAGGTTCAACGGCCATCCGAGGCGAGTCGCCGAGCTTGGGAAGAGGTTGCTCGCGATGAACGGTATGGATTTCTAACCCAATCAGCGGGCGAACTGGGGGCGCGATACATCGCCATGGCCCATACTGCCGACGATCAAGTGGAGACCGTATTACATCGTTTGATTCGCGGGACTGGCATTGGCGGCCTGGCGGGGATCCCACGGGCACGCCACTTGGGAGCGGCGAGTCTGATTCGACCGCTGCTTGATGTGACGCGCGGCGAGGTGCTGGCCTACCTTCAGAAATTGGGGCAGGACTATCGAGTCGATCGCACCAATGCGGAACCGCTAGCGACGCGAAATCGGATTCGACTCGAACTTTTGCCGCTATTGAGAGAGGGCTACAACGCCAACGTCGATGAAGCGATTCGCAATCTCGCGAGGTTGGCCGGCGAGGCACAGCAGGTCATTGGGGAGCGCGCGCTGGAGTTGGCGGAACGCGCGGCCACGCGGGCCGATGAGAGCATCGAGATCAACTGTCGCTTGCTGACGGGCGAGCCGCCGCACCTTGTTCGCGAGTGCCTGGTGCAACTGTGGCGCAGCGCGGGGTGGCACGAACAGGCGATGGGTTTTTCCCAATGGCAAATGCTGGCCCAACTGGCTACGGCCGACGTTTCGACTGCTAGCGCACGGATGTTGCCCGGCGGCATTCGCGCGGAACGAAAGCAAGAGTGGTTGCGTCTGACCAGGACCTAA
- a CDS encoding MFS transporter, which produces MNPRTLFIASCLALITSAFTFVIRGDIANDLGVTFELSKEQIGWVMGAAFWGMAISMLLGAGICDFLGMKLILICAFICHMVGVLGTIFAPHGDMAFAVLFGATFLAGCGNGLVEIAINPLAATLYPTQKTHYLNVLHAWWPGGLVLGGLIARLVVAPMIEKGFITLPEGVASWQVRMGLIVIPGVLYLLMVLSQRFPATERVASGVSTGDMFAEMFRPMFILWAFCMLLTAATELGPQQWQESVITRTSGMSGTLILVYTSSMMFVLRHFAGPLAHRFSPVGLLTVSAVLAGIGLYLLSFANSPITAIGCATIFGFGIAYFWPTMLGVTAERFPKGGAFLLGIMGSVGNLSIALILPFMGYTYDKYTVAAVPEALQQQVVAEEPANWALRLAGIEQVKKINSEAVKALPKDKDSDSAKAIVAAEAHGAAMSFRVVSALPILLVVIFGAIALRDKATGGYKAEVLMSRSEENELFAGGVQAAVE; this is translated from the coding sequence ATGAATCCGCGCACGCTATTTATTGCTAGCTGCCTGGCCCTCATTACCTCGGCATTTACCTTCGTCATTCGCGGCGACATCGCCAACGATCTTGGCGTCACCTTCGAACTCTCCAAAGAGCAGATTGGCTGGGTGATGGGAGCGGCCTTCTGGGGTATGGCCATTTCTATGCTACTTGGCGCGGGCATTTGCGATTTCTTGGGCATGAAGCTCATTCTCATCTGTGCCTTCATATGTCACATGGTTGGCGTGCTCGGCACGATCTTCGCCCCACATGGAGACATGGCGTTTGCGGTCCTTTTCGGGGCCACTTTCCTCGCTGGCTGCGGCAATGGCCTGGTTGAGATCGCCATCAATCCCTTGGCGGCCACACTCTATCCCACGCAAAAGACACATTATCTGAATGTGTTGCACGCCTGGTGGCCGGGCGGCTTGGTATTGGGCGGACTCATCGCCCGACTGGTTGTGGCCCCCATGATTGAAAAGGGATTCATCACCTTGCCCGAGGGGGTCGCCTCCTGGCAGGTTCGCATGGGGCTGATCGTCATTCCGGGCGTCCTCTACCTCTTGATGGTGCTCTCGCAACGATTTCCTGCCACCGAACGCGTGGCCTCCGGCGTATCGACCGGCGATATGTTCGCCGAGATGTTTCGCCCCATGTTCATCCTCTGGGCATTTTGCATGTTGCTCACCGCCGCCACCGAACTGGGGCCGCAGCAGTGGCAAGAGTCGGTCATCACCCGCACCAGCGGCATGTCGGGCACGCTGATTCTGGTTTACACCAGTTCGATGATGTTCGTCTTGCGTCATTTTGCCGGACCGCTAGCGCATCGGTTTTCGCCAGTCGGTCTGCTCACCGTCTCGGCGGTGCTCGCCGGCATTGGTCTCTACCTGCTGAGCTTCGCGAATTCTCCGATCACGGCGATTGGCTGTGCCACCATCTTTGGCTTTGGCATCGCCTATTTCTGGCCCACCATGCTTGGCGTCACCGCCGAACGCTTCCCCAAGGGGGGAGCGTTTTTGCTCGGCATTATGGGCTCGGTCGGCAATCTCTCCATCGCCCTGATTTTGCCGTTCATGGGCTATACCTATGACAAGTACACCGTGGCGGCGGTGCCGGAAGCACTGCAACAGCAAGTCGTGGCTGAGGAGCCTGCCAACTGGGCTTTGCGGCTAGCCGGCATCGAACAGGTGAAAAAGATCAATTCCGAGGCGGTCAAGGCGCTGCCCAAAGATAAAGATAGTGACAGCGCCAAAGCCATCGTGGCGGCCGAGGCCCACGGCGCGGCGATGTCGTTTCGCGTCGTCAGCGCGCTGCCCATCTTGCTGGTCGTCATCTTCGGCGCCATTGCGCTGCGTGACAAGGCAACCGGCGGATACAAGGCCGAGGTGTTGATGTCGCGTAGTGAAGAAAACGAGCTCTTCGCCGGGGGTGTTCAGGCCGCCGTCGAATGA